The nucleotide sequence GCCTAAACAGGTACAATTCCATAATCACAGACGGGTCACAGATAATAGGAACGCATGCAAAGCTAATAACGTTCAGGTGGATGTTAATCAGCGCAGAACTTATGCTGAAGTTATCACAGGTATAAAACATGCCAAAGCACCAGACATAACGGCAAACTTAACAGTGGTAGAAAGCGAAACTTCGAAAAGATGGAGGAATAACTCGCTGGTCGCAGAATTAAGAAATGCATATGATTTAAAATGTGTTCAGCAGTTATTAAAGGAAGATGGCCTACAAGGTTTTATTCCTAGATACATGGGGGGGTTGAGACTGCTAttaacctttgttaataaaacaGAGGCTGTGGAATTTCTGGAACAAAAAAAAGAGACGTGGGAGAAATGGTTCAATGCTCTCTATATCTGGGACGGACGCCATGTACCTTTTCAACGGCTGGCGAAAGTTTCCATCAGAGGagtccctattcaattctggggtcCAGATATTTTCAATCAAATTGGGGGTCTAGTTGGTTCAGTGGTATTGCCTTCTAAGGCCGATGACGAAGATATTGATCTCTCGGTAAGTACGGTAGGCATAATCACCAATAATGTGGCTCGGATTAACAGCAAGCTTACAATTGACTGGAATGGAAACCCGCATGATATTTTGATAACGGAAGATATCACTGCCGGTTTTCCGTTTGCTCCGGTAATGGCCGGCGGTTTCAAAGGAAGTGATAAATCACCGGAATTCGGACAGTCGGAGTCAAGTTCTGCACCCATTGAAGATGAAAAGTCCACATCGAAAGACGGCAACCTTGGGAACAACATGAATTCTTCTTTAAAGAAAGGAGCGGCCATAATTAATTCTCCAAACAAATCCCAACAAAGTAATATTAACATTAATTACAATGTGGGGACCAGCTCTCCTGTTAATACAGATGGATCTACCCTGGGCCCATACGATACCCCCCTCCTCCACCTCGTGATAAACCCATGGATCTATGGGCTAAAGAATCGGCTATTGGGCTTAATATGTTATTTGATGAAACAGTTTTGGCAACACCTCCTATTAGGCCCAATGGGGAGACCCCCACCGTGCTGCCCAGCTTATCCCCTGACTCTTTTAATCTTAGGGAACTGCTGAATCAAGTTAAAGACAAAACATCAGCAATTGATCTCAACAACCCCCCCAATTCAAAGTGACGATCTACCTCAGCAATCTTCGCCAAATACCAATCGCTTGGGCATTCACAGGAAGTCGAAGTACAGGTTCCCTTCAATGAAGATGAAAGACACCTTATGGGCGACCAGAAACAGTGAATGTTCGAAACATAGGAGCAGATCGGTGGAGTCCAGATCCGCTGATATGAATTCACAAACAGCTGAGCCTTGTCTGCGGGGCGATATTAGTGAGATTGATAAAGAAGCTGACCTAACAAAAGAAGTTGGGGAATGTTTGGGGTTCACGGTAAACGAGGATGAAATCAGGAAGCAAATTATGGTTGAAAAGGTGTCAAAGGTTCCTAAATGAATTACCTAACTGCAAACATCAGAGGGGCGGGAGATTCCTTGAAAGCGGAGCATATCAAGGAACTTAAGAAGCAAAATAACATCAACTTCATCGCTGTACAGGAAACTCAGTTCATGGACTCAGCCAAACTTCAGGTAAAAATTTTTTGGGGTAGCTCTATATTTGAATCAGATTATGTGAATGCTTCGGGTAGGTCCGGGGGTCTGCTGAATATATGGGATCCTAATATTTTTGTTCGTAAGTCGTCGGTTTCAAATAGATTTTTTCTGGCCACATTAGGCGAACTTACGAATGGGGGTGAGAAAATAAATGTAGTGAATATCTATGCACCACATGATAACAATCTCAAAAAAGAACTGTGGTTGGAAATATCCGAGCTAATTGATTCGTACTCCGGCTCCTGGATTCTATTAGGCGACTTTAACTGTGTGCGTGAACCATACGAAAGGAAAAACTCGAAGTTCAACCCTCAAGCTGCTGATTCTTTTAATCAATTTATCCGTGATGCTGCCCTATCTGAATACACTATGCTAGGTTGCTCGTACACTCATAGATCTGATGACGGGAAGCGTTTCAGCAAAATTGATAGGGTATTGGTATGTAATTCATTCTTGTCCAATTGGCCAACCGCAACACTCACCGGTTTACCAAGATACAGATCGGATCACCGACCCCTATTGCTAAAATGCTCCGAGGTGACGTTTGGACCTCCCCCCTTTCGATTTTTTAACTCCTGGTTGAATGAAGACAGCTTGCATAATATTGTAGCAGATTCATACAAAAGCATTATGCATATGTACCCTCCGGATAAGCTAGTTAGCCAACGTTTGAAAGCTGTCAAAATGGCTATCAAACCATGGTGCAGGAAACTAAAAGCTCGCGACAATAAAATCATTTGTGAATTGGGCAATAAAATCAAAGCACTTGATCTTAAGGCAGAATCAGCGAGTCTCTCTTTAGAAGAAGCTGAGAACAGGGAATTATGGGCAAAAACATTGAACGAGTTAGAAGAAAATAAACTTGAAGATCTTAAACAAAGGGCAAAGGTCAAATGGTTAATGGAAGGTGATGAAAACTCTTCCTTCTTTCATGGTGTAATCAAAGGCCATCAAAAGCACAACAGAATAAATGGGCTGAACTTCAATGGTATATGGATATCGGAACCTGAATCTCTCAAAGAGGAAATTAAATCTCACTTCGAACAGCTTTTCAAGGAGGATAATCACAATAGACCGGTGTTTAACAACGATGGTTTCAAGGTACTCACCTCGTAACAATCGGCCATGTTGGTAAAAAGATTCGCCAAAGAGGAGATCAAGGAAGCAGTTTGGGATTGCGGGGGAGAAAAAACTCCTGGCCCGGATGGCTTCACGTTCAGTTTTATAAAACGGTTCTGGAATATCCTAGAAGCTGACTTTGTTAATCTTGTGGATCATTTCTATGTACACGGTAAGTTGAATCAGGGTTGTAACTCAAGTTTTATTACTTTGATACCCAAATCCAAAAACCCCCAATTTATATCAGAATTTCGACCCATTAACCTTATTGGGTGCATCTCGAAACTTATCTCAAAACTGCTGGCCAAAAGATTGAAGAAGGTGATAGGGGATTTGATTAGCGACACCCAAAGTGCTTATATCGAAGGGCGTAGTATTTTGGAGGGGCCCCTAATTATAAATGAATTAATCTCCTGGTGCAAAAAATCGAAACACAAGATGATGTTGTTCAAAATGGACTTCGAAAAGGCTTTTGACTCTATCAGTTGGTGCTTCTTGGATAAAATTTTATCACAGATGGGTTTTCCAGCTCTTTGGCGAAAATGGATTTCGGGTATTTTATCATCAGCGAGATCCTCTGTTCTAATCAATGGATCGCCTTCTCTTGAGTTCAAGATGGAACGTGGAGTCCGTCAAGGGGATCCTCTATCTCCTCTACTCTTTATCCTTGCTATGGAGGCATTACATGTGGCCACGGTCACCGCAAACGCCCAAGGTATCTTCAAGGGATGCAAATTACCAAACAATGGTCCTACCATTTCT is from Helianthus annuus cultivar XRQ/B chromosome 9, HanXRQr2.0-SUNRISE, whole genome shotgun sequence and encodes:
- the LOC110876195 gene encoding uncharacterized protein LOC110876195; translated protein: MNYLTANIRGAGDSLKAEHIKELKKQNNINFIAVQETQFMDSAKLQVKIFWGSSIFESDYVNASGRSGGLLNIWDPNIFVRKSSVSNRFFLATLGELTNGGEKINVVNIYAPHDNNLKKELWLEISELIDSYSGSWILLGDFNCVREPYERKNSKFNPQAADSFNQFIRDAALSEYTMLGCSYTHRSDDGKRFSKIDRVLVCNSFLSNWPTATLTGLPRYRSDHRPLLLKCSEVTFGPPPFRFFNSWLNEDSLHNIVADSYKSIMHMYPPDKLVSQRLKAVKMAIKPWCRKLKARDNKIICELGNKIKALDLKAESASLSLEEAENRELWAKTLNELEENKLEDLKQRAKVKWLMEGDENSSFFHGVIKGHQKHNRINGLNFNGIWISEPESLKEEIKSHFEQLFKEDNHNRPVFNNDGFKVLTS